The following coding sequences are from one Hydra vulgaris chromosome 04, alternate assembly HydraT2T_AEP window:
- the LOC136079568 gene encoding uncharacterized protein LOC136079568, whose translation MLSDKHIHFCQQIMSIQLGIDVGLQDPITDQLLSFNIHPNAPFVQVRHDGHLHWVCVTTYGCAAGEIYLFDSFFHGAISFATKRQIYSILKCAKKYLVIKVLPIQQQTNGVDCGLYAITWARQILEVKGIPPTSIMFEENCMRKHLLQCIINNRLDVFPTTIDSFRFKKCASKNFRIRLHCSCRMFWTHKDENIISGQTAQCFSCKEWFHRECGKIPQSAYEKEDELWYCHQCSCKVIANKDEI comes from the exons ATGCTTAGTGATAAGCATATTCATTTTTGTCAACAAATCATGTCTATTCAATTAGGTATTGATGTTGGTCTCCAGGATCCTATTACAGATCAATTACTTTCATTTAACATCCATCCAAATGCCCCATTTGTTCAAGTTCGACATGATGGACATCTTCACTGGGTTTGTGTAACTACATATGGTTGTGCTGCAGGAGAAATTTATctttttgacagtttttttcATGGTGCAATTAGTTTTGCCACAAAAAGGCAAATATACTCCATTTTAAAATGTGCTAAAAAATACCTTGTGATCAAAGTATTACCTATTCAACAGCAAACTAATGGTGTGGATTGTGGGTTATATGCTATTACTTGGGCTAGACAGATCCTTGAAGTGAAGGGAATACCGCCCACTTCCATAATGTTTGAAGAAAATTGTATGAGGAAACATCTCCTCCAGTGTATAATAAACAACCGGTTGGATGTCTTTCCTACCACAATCGATTCTTTTAGATTCAAAAAATGTGCATCGAAAAACTTTCGTATTCGTTTGCATTGCTCGTGTAGAATGTTTTGGACCCATAAGGATGAGAACATTATTAGCGG aCAAACAGCTCAATGTTTCTCTTGCAAAGAATGGTTTCATCGTGAGTGTGGGAAAATTCCCCAGTCTGCTTATGAAAAAGAAGATGAGCTTTGGTATTGTCACCAGTGCAGCTGTAAAGTAATTGCTAATAAAGATGAGATATAA
- the LOC136078917 gene encoding uncharacterized protein LOC136078917, which translates to MDLDNTSIDLEQLLNPNVLAKASNLASDNHVQHILSTCADVIAKIKEHEMLHTVHYIVAFKRTMEDNIDGLHSVVATDHYCKKNKIVLQDTKKFDCPAKAVIKEIVEFPQYKLDRDSVWLRQEASKKLRAGLATKENNSICRKYILLLPEISAHKNHPTGDEAGLNQPLSKEIITKIGQLVAKGVKSVSEMRRLLDSFVSTKFNSIELPQKTNKRFFPRDETIANHMQKARLTLRRSMIDQECLRDKINEWAMYYPDAKMQFRPKGAISSDKDLKLQNSLLFIYQDKWQQKLLYRYGNKLAFLDTTYRTTKYALPLFFLVVKTNIDYQIVAIFVCENKTTEALMCNKKWNPLFQPKFFMTDYSNEEINLLETVLPGCQVFICDFHREQAWERWLSKSTNGCSYVKDQVKKMLRKIAHSKTEEICKKLVQELEEWPEWKKYPKLAEYLTNTYLSKR; encoded by the exons ATGGATTTAGATAATACTTCCATCGATTTAGAACAATTGCTGA ACCCAAACGTGTTGGCTAAAGCATCAAATTTGGCTTCAGATAATCATGTACAGCACATTTTGTCAACATGTGCTGATGTTAtagcaaaaattaaagaacatgAAATGTTGCATACTGTGCATTATATAGTAGCTTTTAAAAGAACTATGGAAGATAATATTGATGGTTtaca ctcTGTAGTT gcTACAGatcattattgtaaaaaaaacaaaattgttttgcaagATACAAAGAAATTTGATTGTCCTGCTAAAGCAGTGATAAAAGAAATAGTTGAATTTCCTCAAtataag CTGGACAGAGATTCAGTATGGTTAAGACAAGAAGCGTCAAAAAAACTTCGTGCAGGTTTGGCTACCAaagaaaataattcaatttgtagaaaatacattttattattacctgAAATATCTGCTCACAAAAACCATCCAACTGGTGAT GAAGCTGGTCTTAATCAACCTTTATCCAaggaaattattacaaaaattggtCAGCTTGTTGCAAAGGGTGTCAAATCGGTTTCAGAAATGAGACGTCTTCTGGATTCTTTTGTCAGTAccaaatttaattcaattgaGTTACCacagaaaacaaataaacgtttttttccACGAGATGAGACAATTGCCAACCATATGCAGAAAGCTAGACTAACTCTTCGTAGATCCATGATAGATCAGGAATGCCTTCGTGACAAGATTAATGAATGGGCAATGTACTATCCAGATGCAAAAATGCAGTTTAGACCTAAAGGAGCAATCAGTTCAGACAAGGACCTAAAGCTTCAAAATTCATTGCTGTTCATTTATCAAGATAAATGGCAGCAAAAATTACTTTATCGATATGGGAATAAACTGGCTTTTCTAGATACGACATATCGCACTACTAAATATGCCCTCCCTCTCTTTTTCTTAGTTGTTAAAACTAATATTGATTACCAAATTGTTGCAATATTTGTTTGTGAGAATAAGACCACAGAAGCATTAATGTGCAATAAAAAATGGAATCCATTATTTCAACCAAAGTTTTTCATGACAGATTACTCAaatgaagaaataaatttacttgaaactGTGCTTCCag gCTGTCAAGTATTTATCTGTGATTTTCATCGTGAGCAAGCCTGGGAGAGATGGCTGTCAAAATCCACAAATGGATGCTCCTATGTAAAAGACCAAGTTAAGAAGATGCTTCGTAAAATTGCACATTCTAAAACAGAAGAGATTTGTAAAAAGTTAGTTCAAGAGCTCGAAGAATGGCCTGAGTGGAAAAAATACCCAAAACTTGCAgaatatttaacaaacacttatCTATCCAAAAGGTAA